A segment of the bacterium genome:
GACCGCGCGCTGCGGCCGGTTGGGATCGTCCTCGGCGGTGGCTTCCGTGCCGGCCTGCAGACGGCGGCGCAGCTCGTCGGCCTCGGGAATGCCGGCCAACGCCAGACGTGTGAGCATGCGACGGCAGACGCGCAGGTGCAGATCACGGTCGGTCTGCCGCAAAAGTTCGAGCACCGCATGCCACTCCGGCCGTGTCCGCGCAGCGGCCGTGGGCGCCGTGTCGGCCCCGGCGGCCACGCGCCGCGTCTCGCGGTGTCCGAGATGCTGCCCCAGCCGCTCGGCGATCACCTGCAGCAGCCGCGACTCCTCCGGCAGAAACGGCGTTTCCTCCATTCCCGGGGCGGCCTGCGTATAGAAGATTTGCAGCGCGCCGGCCGGGCGACCGTTGATCAGGATCGGCGCCTCCAGTTTCCATGGCGTGTCATCGAACTCGTGATCCTGATAGGTCTGCTTGTCCAGCACAATGCGCGCGCGGCACAGGTCGGGGAATTGCCACCCGGCCGGAATGGTCTTCACCAAACGCCGGCAAATTCCGGCGGCGTCCAATTCATCGTGCCGCAGGATCTCCTCAACGTCATACAGGCAGTTGAGCTCCTTGGCCCGCTCGCGCAGGGCTTCCAGCAGTCGTTCTGTCGAAGGATGGGGGTCGCTCATAGCGGTCGCCGGTTGAACGCGACGCCGGACAATCGGCGCGCGCAAACCGCGTCTCAAGATAAGAGGTCGGACCCGGCGCGGCGAGTCTCAAGCGGTGACCGGTGCGCTTTTGTCGGACACAGAAACGGCCGGAACGGTGGTCCCGTCCCGGCCGTGTCGTCTTGGGCTTGGAAGTCGTTCTACACCCAGCCACGGGCGCGGCAGGCGTCGGCCACGCGGCTGATGGCGATAAAGTAGGCCGCGTCGCGCATGTACAGTTTCTTCTTACGCGCCAGTTCGCTCACTGCCAGATAGGCCGCGGTCATCGTCGTGTCCAGCTTCGCGAGGACCTCTTCCTTCTGCCAGAAGTAGTTCATGTTGCATTGGACCTGCTCGAAGTAGCTGCAGGTCACGCCGCCGGCATTGGCCAGAAAATCGGGAATCACGAAGATGCCCCGCTGCGCCAGCACCGCGTCGGCTTCCGGCGTCGTCGGGCCGTTGGCGCCCTCGGCCACCAACTTCACCTGCTTGGAAATTCGTCCGACGTTGTCGCCGGTGACCTGGTTTTCCATCGCCGCCGGGAAGAGGATGTCCACATCCTGCGCGATCCAGGCGTCGCCGTCGAGGACCTCGTACCCCAGTTTCTGCGCCTGGGTCTTGTCGATGCCGCCGAACCGGTCGGTGATGCCCAGCAGTTCGTCGAGATTGATGCCGGAATTCCGGCGGAAGCTGAACGCCTTCTGCGACGTCTGGTCCCAGCAGGCGACGCAGATCACCTTGCCGCCGAGTTGCTGATACAACCTGATGACGTACTGCCCGACATTGCCGAAGCCCTGCACGCTGGCGGTGGTTTTCTCAATCGGGATGCCCAGTTCGCGCAGCGCCTCGCGCACGGTATAGACGACGCCGAAGCCGGTGGCCTCCGCGCGGCCGAGTGACCCGCCCATGCCCACCGGTTTGCCGGTGATCATCCCCGGGCGCCGTTCGCCGACGATCGTTTCGTATTCATCCAGCATCCACAGCATGTGCTGGGCGTTGGTCATGACATCGGGCGCCGGCACGTCGCGATTCGGGCCGACGTCGTGGGCCATTTGACGCATCCACCCGCGGCAAATGCGCTCCTGCTCGCGGTCGGACAGATGATGGGGATCGCAGATCACGCCGCCCTTGCTGCCGCCCAGCGGGATATTGACCACCGCGCACTTCCATGTCATCCACATCGACAGCGCGCGCACCGTGTCGATTGTCTCATGCGGATGGAAGCGCAGTCCGCCCTTGCCCGGGCCGCGCGCGTCGTTGTGCTGCACCCGGAATCCCTTGAACACCCGCACCGTGCCGTCGTCCATGCGCACCGGAATGCTGAAGTGGTACTCGCGCAACGGCTCGCGCAACAGCGCGCGGGTGGACGCGTCCAGCCCCAGGGCGTCGGC
Coding sequences within it:
- a CDS encoding Glu/Leu/Phe/Val dehydrogenase, with the protein product MSTKPFNAFAMAQAQFDKAADALGLDASTRALLREPLREYHFSIPVRMDDGTVRVFKGFRVQHNDARGPGKGGLRFHPHETIDTVRALSMWMTWKCAVVNIPLGGSKGGVICDPHHLSDREQERICRGWMRQMAHDVGPNRDVPAPDVMTNAQHMLWMLDEYETIVGERRPGMITGKPVGMGGSLGRAEATGFGVVYTVREALRELGIPIEKTTASVQGFGNVGQYVIRLYQQLGGKVICVACWDQTSQKAFSFRRNSGINLDELLGITDRFGGIDKTQAQKLGYEVLDGDAWIAQDVDILFPAAMENQVTGDNVGRISKQVKLVAEGANGPTTPEADAVLAQRGIFVIPDFLANAGGVTCSYFEQVQCNMNYFWQKEEVLAKLDTTMTAAYLAVSELARKKKLYMRDAAYFIAISRVADACRARGWV